GCCGGAACTGAAGGATATTTCTTATGATGAGAAGAACTCCAAAGTGACCTCTTACCTGATCATTGCGCTGGTGTCTGTGTCCACCTTCTTTCTgaccttcatcatcatcatcctgggTGTGAGGTTTTGTCGCAGGAGAAAGCCCAGACTGTTGTTTGATGGAGCAGTTGCCATCCCCAGCGCTTATCTCCCTCCTAATTACGCAGATGTTGACGGCACAGGAACTTTACGCAGCACTTACAATTATGACGCCTACCTGACAACAGGATCCAGAACCAGTGACTTTAAGTTTGTATCATCTTACAATGACAACACGCTGCCTGCTGACCAGACTCTGAAGAAAAGTCCAACAGACTTTGCTGAAGTATTCGGAGTTCTTGATGAGTCTGAGGTATGAGTGCACCTTTTAAATATTTTGTCAAACTTCGCATAAAACAATCAACCTTAGACATTTTCTCTCGAACTTTTGAATGAAGTGCATATCAAAGCTACATGAATATGTATACACATGAACATATATTTTTAAATCTATCTTTTGATAAATCTCTTTTTGATATATTTTTGTTGGCAGTGGCCTTTGACATCCCTTTTCCGTCTGAACTGTTTAAATTTTGTCTACAAACCCTTTTAAGCATCTAAAATTTTCTTGATTTTCAACCAACTTAATCTTAAAATTATTATATGAACTTGGATCTCTTCAAGACTTTTGTAGTGAAAATGTTCTGCTCTATTcagatttaatttagttttttcacaTTGCTCCTACCTGTTGTTTGATTCTAAATTCATGGCTTTATGGAGATTTGATGATCACAAATTAATTATTCATTCAAAGCTTCTACATTAACTTTTTAGAACTTTGTTTTGAACTTTTACGAAAAGCTGGGTCtaaacatatttttctttttacaaattGCACTTCGAGTTTTAATCAAATTTCTCTTGAagttttaaattttatttctaAATGAACATTTTATAGCTTTGAGGGTTGGATGCCAGTTGAGTTTTTTGACGACATTGATTTTACCACTGCAAACTATAGATTTTTACACGTTTCTTTCAATTTGAAAGTGTATCACAATCACTATGAATATTAATGTAATGTCTACTGACCTAATTTTTTCATCATACTGTATGTGATGTTCATTATGACACTCGAGCTATGGGTTTGTGGCAAACTTAAACCATTTCAATTGATATTTTCTGTTAAAGAAACATGATAACGACCAAAAATATCAAATTTTATTATATTCACATCTTGCATAATAAACCTGCAACACCTTGTGAGACTTGTAATGAAGAAGGATTTTAAAATTAGATTTGTCACACATCCCTTTTTGAGAAAGTGGCTTTGGTTAAATACAGTTTGTATGGACAGAGAGAGGTGGCTGCCATATGAAGGCAACTAAGTTTGCATCATTGTCTTACTCTTAAGCTCTATAGGTTGTTCTCTTGACCGATTTTCATATCAGATTTGAAGAATGCAGAAATGCTGGTCCCCTGGTCGATCGTCTTTGATTCTGAGTGTTGAATTTATAACCCTGTGTGTTTAACGGGGCCTTGGTCTGTGTGGACAGACCACTTTGATTGTTTGGAGCACTgtacttggggaaaaaaaaaattgcttgtCTAATGGACATTTTTGCAGTACACGTGGAAGCTCAGTCATACACTTAATTTATTAACTTTGCTTTAGTCATAGCATTATAAATTATAAGATATAtcctgttatttatttatttgatcttTTCTTGTTGATTGACCTGGTTTTCAGTGGTAGGTATCTTCTATTTGTCTAGGGCTTTGCCTTTCATTCTTTAAAGTATTCAACTGATGGCAAATTAAGCTTCTTTTGTCCTGTTGATGCACTCACAAACTGTATACTGTGATGGCTTCATTGGTAGAATGAACTTTTTCCCATTTATTCAAAAGTGTAAACTAATGATCAGTCAAGCTTTACTTTCCAGGCAAATTGTGTCATGACTTCTATGAACATATTATCTGTAGATGTTTTTAGACGAAAAACACAATCTTTTATCGAGGGTGGtggcattttctttttaacaataTGCCACCATCTTTGCATGACATGTTGCTGTGAAAAGGAGATAATTTCACTTCACCCTTGCATCACAACATTGAGTCTTTGCATCTATTTGTCAGGTTTGTTTCTGCTGTTCCTTTCTAAAGTATGGCCACCGTTTCTAATAGAACTATGCACATGAATTCTCATGGTTTGCAAGATTTTTTACAGATGCTTATGTTTGAGGCATTTGCATAAAAACATGCAAGTTTTTCGATCTAAAATTATTTATCTTACAAAATGTGTACAAGTATTTAGAAGACATGGGCTGAAGCTGAACACCTTCTTTGCAGCAGTGGTGATAAATGCAAGACTACGAGATGAACTGACTTAAGGAAATGTGAATAATTAATTTTGGAGCACAATTTtagcagctgttgctgcttGTTAGTACATAAGATAGTATGTAAGAATATCAGTTTTGTTTGAAATACAAAAACATATAGTGTGTAGATACAACATTGTGAAAACATTATAGCTGTCACTCTTCCTTGGGAATATAAACAGGTGAGGCTTAGCACGAGCTCAGGTTGTCCAGTTTAAAAAAGTAACTCAGAGCAGCAGGTTAGAAATTAATTCTTAGGgtgaaaactatatacatatTGTAGGAACTACTCCAACAAAGGGTCACATAAATTACACGGCACCAATAAAACTTATATTCAGCATcacctttatttttatttatacaaaTGACGCATGAACTTTCATATAAGTCACTATGTTGCACTGACCTTTTCTGATGTCCAGATTAAAACATGGAAAACTGTAGATCTAAATATTGAGCTACGTATGTTGCATAGCTTTCTAACTTTTGTACATCGAAGAAAGTGGAGACCGAGAGTTGGTTGTTTTCCAAATGACTGTGGGTGTTTTTGTTGATTACAACTCACGGTGGCGCTGTACACCAGCCTTAAATGTATAAAATACTCCAGTTTGTACTGGGGACACGCATTCTTCTGCTCTTAAATACGGATAACCACACAGGACGTGCAGTTGGTTTACCTGGTATGTGCTTAGCTccatatttctttctttattcttaACCTGTTGGCATTTCATCGTTGATTATGTATTCAAATATTGGCTTTGTTCAGACctgtggattttttttggtatttttttggCTTCACGTCGCATATGGAGACGTGAGCTATTCTTTCCCCGAGGAGATGAAACGAGGATCGGTGATTGGAAATATTGCCAAGGATCTCGGGCTGCAAATGGGCGCGCTGTCCACCAGAAGAGCCCGCATTGACACCGAAGGGACTGATGAACGTTACTGTGACATAAACCTGAATAACGGGGAGCTGGTTGTGGCCGAAAGGATTGACCGTGAGGGGCTTTGTGGCGAAAAGGCTTCGTGCATTCTAAAACACGAGCTTGTTTTGGAGAATCCTCTCGAGCTCCATCGTGTCAACCTTCAAATTCAAGATATCAATGACAACTCCCCACAGTTTAAGGACGAATTGATCAAAATAGAAATCCAGGAGTCGGCAGTCAGGGGAGCTCGCTTTGTGATAGAGGAGGCGAACGATGCGGATGTAGGACATAATTCAGTTCAGCAGTACAACCTTAAAAAGAACGACAATTTTGTTTTGGCTGTTAATGGAAACACTGTTGAGATTGTTCTTGATAAAGAGCTTGACCgtgaaaaacaaaaggaaatgaatTTGGTCCTTACAGCTCTAGATGGTGGATCTCCTCAGAGATCAGGTACAGTAGTCATCCACGTCACTGTGCTGGATGCTAATGATAACGCCCCTGTGTTCAGTCTGGCCGTTTATAAAGCCAGTCTGACTGAAAACTCTCCTTTAGATACTGTGGTGGTTACGGTGAGCGCAACTGATGCAGATGAGGGAATCAATGGAGATGTGACTTATGACTTCGGGCATGTTTCTGAAGAGGTTATAAAGATATTTAGTATTGACAGTACTATAGGTGACATTAAAGTGATTGGTGCTGTTGACTTTGAAAATAGGAAATCATTTGAAATACGCGTTAAAGCAAAAGATGGTTTTGGGCTTTCATCTTATGCTAAGGTTATAGTCTATGTCACGGATGTGAATGACAATGCTCCTGTAATCAGCCTGAAATCTTTATCCAATTCCATACCAGAAAACACACCACCTGGTGCAGAGGTGGGCATCATTAATGTGCAGGACAGAGACTCTGATAATAACCGACAAGTCCGCTGCTCCATTCAGCAGGCCGTCCCCTTTAAGTTGGTTCCTTCTATTAAAAACTATTATTCTATGGTGACCACGGGACAGCTGGACCGTGAAGTAGTTTCTGATTACAACATTACAATCACTGCCACTGATGAGGGCTCTCCACCTCTGTCCTCCTCTAAAATTGTTCAGTTATCTGTAGCTGACATCAACGACAACCCACCTGTGTTTGAGGAACAGTCCTACAGCGCATATGTGAGTGAAAATAACAAACCTGGCTCCACTTTATGTTCCGTTACTGCTCGAGACCCCGACTGGAGACAAAATGGTACAGTGATTTATTCTCTATTACCTGGTGAGGTGAACGGTGCCCCGGTGTCCTCCTATCTGTCTGTTAACGGAGACACGGGGGTGATCCACGCTGTGAGGTCGTTTGATTATGAACAGTTCAGGAGTTTTAAAGTCCACGTATTGGCCAGAGACAACGGTTCTCCTCCTCTCAGCAGCAACGTGAGCGTCAGTGTGTTCATATCGGATGTGAATGACAACTCTCCTCAGATCCTGTACCCCGCCCCGGAGGGCAGCTCCTTCATGACCGAGCTGGTCCCCAAAGCTGCACACGGAGGCTCTCTGGTGTCCAAAGTGATCGCGGTGGACGCGGACTCCGGACAGAACGCCTGGCTGTCCTATCATATCGTCAAATCCACTGATCCTGGACTTTTCAGTATTGGTCTCCACAGTGGAGAGATCAGGACACAGCGGGACATTTCCGAATCTGACAGCATGAAACAGAAC
Above is a genomic segment from Odontesthes bonariensis isolate fOdoBon6 chromosome 13, fOdoBon6.hap1, whole genome shotgun sequence containing:
- the LOC142397750 gene encoding protocadherin gamma-A11-like isoform X36: MYSNIGFVQTCGFFLVFFWLHVAYGDVSYSFPEEMKRGSVIGNIAKDLGLQMGALSTRRARIDTEGTDERYCDINLNNGELVVAERIDREGLCGEKASCILKHELVLENPLELHRVNLQIQDINDNSPQFKDELIKIEIQESAVRGARFVIEEANDADVGHNSVQQYNLKKNDNFVLAVNGNTVEIVLDKELDREKQKEMNLVLTALDGGSPQRSGTVVIHVTVLDANDNAPVFSLAVYKASLTENSPLDTVVVTVSATDADEGINGDVTYDFGHVSEEVIKIFSIDSTIGDIKVIGAVDFENRKSFEIRVKAKDGFGLSSYAKVIVYVTDVNDNAPVISLKSLSNSIPENTPPGAEVGIINVQDRDSDNNRQVRCSIQQAVPFKLVPSIKNYYSMVTTGQLDREVVSDYNITITATDEGSPPLSSSKIVQLSVADINDNPPVFEEQSYSAYVSENNKPGSTLCSVTARDPDWRQNGTVIYSLLPGEVNGAPVSSYLSVNGDTGVIHAVRSFDYEQFRSFKVHVLARDNGSPPLSSNVSVSVFISDVNDNSPQILYPAPEGSSFMTELVPKAAHGGSLVSKVIAVDADSGQNAWLSYHIVKSTDPGLFSIGLHSGEIRTQRDISESDSMKQNLIVAVKDNGQPSLSATCAMYLLISDNLAEVPELKDISYDEKNSKLTSYLIIALVSVSTFFLTFIIIILGVRFCRRRKPRLLFDGAVAIPSAYLPPNYADVDGTGTLRSAYNYDAYLTTGSRTSDFKFVSSYNDNTLPADQTLKKSPTDFDEVFGDLEGSEQKPPNNDWRFTQGQRPGPSGPHMPYGTHIRWTPKSGTRATGGPEVAMGTGPWPQPPTEAEQLQALMAAANEVSEATATLGPGTMGLSTRYSPQFTLQHVPDYRQNVYIPGSTATLTSNPQQQQATAQQATQQALPPPQASAQPEPPKAAQTPASKKKSTKKEKK